In Glandiceps talaboti chromosome 4, keGlaTala1.1, whole genome shotgun sequence, a single window of DNA contains:
- the LOC144434084 gene encoding integrator complex subunit 12-like isoform X2, translating into MANFELDPIFVKALTLLHSKNRESDEQLRQMVDDVLAATQDKSGTDRKVRSCVNSKSQGTSSKSSAASKKESSISSRSSEQRKEPEKRGAEKFKPETTEPSREAKKPKLDETVSKPKKYESTFLRDDLVDEDDSTEKTEDSTTDADDFAMEMGLACVLCRQLDVSSGNQLVECQECHNLYHQKCHKPTLSDADVNDPRVVWYCNRCSRNMKKMASKQKSKSSMSSSSKDSKKNEEPVLLFKRSESSMATSKNSAPGPSSTSHQPLVGLASLAANLSGKQSGTKVAPSILSSKAHSTSSMKTSTSTVASKSAISAPIRQGMTSSSSSKPSPVIQPPPSKPVSLQTGKSGTTSRTSSATSTANAMKRLQMMKKKAAKR; encoded by the exons ATGGCCAATTTTGAGTTAGACCCAATATTTGTGAAGGCATTGACTTTGTTGCATTCTAAAAACAGAGAATCGGATGAACAACTTAGACAAATGGTAGATGACGTTCTAGCAGCGACACAAGATAAATCTGGGACAGATCGTAAGGTGAGAAGTTGTGTCA ACAGCAAATCACAAGGCACAAGTAGCAAGTCTTCAGCTGCTAGTAAAAAGGAATCTAGCATTAGTTCAAGGTCCTCAGAACAGAGGAAGGAACCAGAAAAACGAGGTGCAGAAAAG TTCAAACCAGAGACAACAGAACCATCCAGAGAAGCTAAGAAACCCAAACTTGATGAGACTGTTTCCAAACCCAAGAAGTATGAATCCACATTTCTACGTGATGACCTTGTTGATGAAGATGACAGTACTGAGAAGACAGAGGATAGTACAACTGATGCAGATGATTTTGCCATGGAGATGGGGCTTGCCTGTGTTTTATGTCGACAACTAGATGTTTCTTCAGGGAACCAACTGGTTGAATGTCAAGAATGTCATAATTTATACCATCAG AAATGCCACAAGCCAACATTGAGTGATGCTGATGTCAATGATCCCAGAGTTGTATGGTACTGTAATAGATGCAGCAGAAATATGAAAAAGATG GCTAGTAAACAAAAGAGTAAATCATCGATGTCGTCCAGTAGTAAAGACAGTAAGAAAAATGAAGAACCTGTATTGCTGTTTAAAAGAAGTGAATCATCCATGGCAACCAGTAAG AACTCGGCCCCAGGCCCTTCATCAACCAGTCACCAACCATTGGTAGGATTAGCTAGTTTAGCTGCAAATCTAAGTGGTAAACAGAGTGGTACAAAAGTAGCACCCAGCATCTTGTCATCTAAAGCTCATTCTACAAGTTCTATGAAAACCTCTACCAGTACAGTGGCCAGCAAATCAGCAATCAGTGCCCCTATACGACAGGGGATGACATCTAGCTCATCAAGTAAACCGTCACCAGTCATACAACCTCCTCCCAGTAAACCTGTGAGTCTACAGACAGGGAAGTCAGGTACAACGAGCAGAACATCTAGTGCTACCAGTACAGCTAATGCCATGAAACGATTACAAATGATGAAAA
- the LOC144434084 gene encoding integrator complex subunit 12-like isoform X1 — protein sequence MANFELDPIFVKALTLLHSKNRESDEQLRQMVDDVLAATQDKSGTDRKNTDSKSQGTSSKSSAASKKESSISSRSSEQRKEPEKRGAEKFKPETTEPSREAKKPKLDETVSKPKKYESTFLRDDLVDEDDSTEKTEDSTTDADDFAMEMGLACVLCRQLDVSSGNQLVECQECHNLYHQKCHKPTLSDADVNDPRVVWYCNRCSRNMKKMASKQKSKSSMSSSSKDSKKNEEPVLLFKRSESSMATSKNSAPGPSSTSHQPLVGLASLAANLSGKQSGTKVAPSILSSKAHSTSSMKTSTSTVASKSAISAPIRQGMTSSSSSKPSPVIQPPPSKPVSLQTGKSGTTSRTSSATSTANAMKRLQMMKKKAAKR from the exons ATGGCCAATTTTGAGTTAGACCCAATATTTGTGAAGGCATTGACTTTGTTGCATTCTAAAAACAGAGAATCGGATGAACAACTTAGACAAATGGTAGATGACGTTCTAGCAGCGACACAAGATAAATCTGGGACAGATCGTAAG AATACAGACAGCAAATCACAAGGCACAAGTAGCAAGTCTTCAGCTGCTAGTAAAAAGGAATCTAGCATTAGTTCAAGGTCCTCAGAACAGAGGAAGGAACCAGAAAAACGAGGTGCAGAAAAG TTCAAACCAGAGACAACAGAACCATCCAGAGAAGCTAAGAAACCCAAACTTGATGAGACTGTTTCCAAACCCAAGAAGTATGAATCCACATTTCTACGTGATGACCTTGTTGATGAAGATGACAGTACTGAGAAGACAGAGGATAGTACAACTGATGCAGATGATTTTGCCATGGAGATGGGGCTTGCCTGTGTTTTATGTCGACAACTAGATGTTTCTTCAGGGAACCAACTGGTTGAATGTCAAGAATGTCATAATTTATACCATCAG AAATGCCACAAGCCAACATTGAGTGATGCTGATGTCAATGATCCCAGAGTTGTATGGTACTGTAATAGATGCAGCAGAAATATGAAAAAGATG GCTAGTAAACAAAAGAGTAAATCATCGATGTCGTCCAGTAGTAAAGACAGTAAGAAAAATGAAGAACCTGTATTGCTGTTTAAAAGAAGTGAATCATCCATGGCAACCAGTAAG AACTCGGCCCCAGGCCCTTCATCAACCAGTCACCAACCATTGGTAGGATTAGCTAGTTTAGCTGCAAATCTAAGTGGTAAACAGAGTGGTACAAAAGTAGCACCCAGCATCTTGTCATCTAAAGCTCATTCTACAAGTTCTATGAAAACCTCTACCAGTACAGTGGCCAGCAAATCAGCAATCAGTGCCCCTATACGACAGGGGATGACATCTAGCTCATCAAGTAAACCGTCACCAGTCATACAACCTCCTCCCAGTAAACCTGTGAGTCTACAGACAGGGAAGTCAGGTACAACGAGCAGAACATCTAGTGCTACCAGTACAGCTAATGCCATGAAACGATTACAAATGATGAAAA